The following DNA comes from Brassica oleracea var. oleracea cultivar TO1000 chromosome C5, BOL, whole genome shotgun sequence.
AATCGCAACCGCCTCGTGCTTCAGCGGCGAACAATATTTATTAGAGAACAGCGTTTCCATTTTTGGAATTAAGTCTTCAACCGCTTCGTATAAATCCATAACCTTAAACAAGCGTTCAGGCAAACGGCTCCCTAGAGCGATCGCGTCTGCGAAGTTCAAAAGCTGCGTGGTCGTCCCGCGACAAACTTCCATGAAGGATAGATCGGTTACGGATGAGACAGGGAGGTCGGTGAAAACGCGGTCGCAGAGGAGACGCTCGCTAGGGAAGAAAACGCGGAACACCATTGTGACGGCTTTGATCCAACGGTCGATTTCGTCTTCCAGGTCTTGCCACGGAGAGTCTTGGACTTCTTCCATGCTTAGCCCTCTCAGATGTAACCTCGATAGACTCTCCTCTAGAAACTCTCTTCGTCGACTGCTGTAGACTCGTGAACACTCTTTCCCGAATCCACCTGCGACCATCCGCACAGCGATCGCGTTGAGATCGCCTATGACGCTAGATTGCAGCGGCTCGATCACGATTTTGTAGTCAGTCACGGGACGGGCAACGATAACCTATTCCAAAACCAAACCGTATCACCGTATCATGTTTAACTGACAAAATTTAAACCAAACTAAAAAATATATTTTCTTGCAAAAAAAAAAAGAAAAACAAATTGAAATCCATTTAAATATTACTAAATAATTGAATAGACGCAAAATTTGTTAGATGATTAGACCATCATTATCCACGGTTTCTTACCGCGGAGTTCTTAGGAAAATATAAGAAACTGTTTCTTAATTTTCAACTAAAAAGTTAAAACTGATTTTTATACTGATAACAGACATGACAATTAATCTATTTTAATATTACTGAATAATTGAGTAAACACAATATTTGTTAGATGTTTTTAAAATTTAAATCCTATTTAAATGTTGTAAAATTTTACTACGACAATGTTAACTGAAACCAAACCGAATCAACTTGGACCGACAATTTAAACGAAACTCATATGTATAAATGTAAACCGAACTATAAATTTAAACTGGATTGTCAACAAAAGGAGAAGTTAATGTGGATTTTGTATTTAGTAATTAAATATATTTGAATATTCATTAAGTACCTGGTCGTAGCCTATGTCGTTGTCTTCTTCACCGGAGAACTCGTCGTCCGAGTCAAACGACTCGGAGGCCCGGTCCATTACATATCCAAACTCCTCCTGAAGCCTAAACATCACCTGTTGAATCAGCTCATCGGCACGGGAGAGACAGACGGCGACGGATTTGTCTCCGGCCATGGATCTCAAGTCTCCGGCCACCGCAAGTAGGTCATCAACAGCGTCGAGGAAACTCCGCGAGTCAACGGGATCAGACCAGATCGGACGATCCTCAACGATGTAGCTAGAGATCTGTCTCTCTAAGGAGTTAAGTGATCGGTTGAGGTTAGCGTCGCCGCGGGATGCTGTGGAGGCTCGAGAGTTGCTGCTTGTGTTTCCCGTGGCGCCATAGCCGGAGAGAATCTGTAAGATATCGCCGGCGGCGCTAGGGTCCTTCCCGAGAGCCCTGGCGATGTCTCTGGCGGCTGCGTAAAGATTCTCGTCGCCGGCTTCAGCCATATGAGTTTGATTGGAGATAATAATAATAATAATAAAGGTTCGTGGAAATTAGGGGGATCGGTGGATTATGTGAATAAAGACGAAACTCTTTAAGATTATGAAATGGAAAAGTCTTCGGGCAGCAGAAGAATGAGATTAGACGCGGGAAGCATGTCTGACTTGTGTGCTTCTGTTTGTATTTTGATTGATTCTGTATTTTTTTTTATTGCGACGACCAAGACTTTGTCTTTGTTTCAATATTTTTTGGGTTCGGTCTGGTATGATGTTTAAATCAGAACGTGAATGCACTTTACCAACCGCATGCGTTTTG
Coding sequences within:
- the LOC106343727 gene encoding exocyst complex component EXO70B1; translation: MAEAGDENLYAAARDIARALGKDPSAAGDILQILSGYGATGNTSSNSRASTASRGDANLNRSLNSLERQISSYIVEDRPIWSDPVDSRSFLDAVDDLLAVAGDLRSMAGDKSVAVCLSRADELIQQVMFRLQEEFGYVMDRASESFDSDDEFSGEEDNDIGYDQVIVARPVTDYKIVIEPLQSSVIGDLNAIAVRMVAGGFGKECSRVYSSRRREFLEESLSRLHLRGLSMEEVQDSPWQDLEDEIDRWIKAVTMVFRVFFPSERLLCDRVFTDLPVSSVTDLSFMEVCRGTTTQLLNFADAIALGSRLPERLFKVMDLYEAVEDLIPKMETLFSNKYCSPLKHEAVAIQKRLGEAVRGIFMELENLIRRDPPKTAFPGGGIHPITRYVMNYLRAACKSRQSLEQILDHTGNDAGSETRPLSVQLIWVLELLESNLEGKKRTYRDPPLCFLFMMNNGKYILDKATDNELGSILGEDWIVKHAAKLRQYHSNFLRSSWNQVVALLRTESPYSKLIENLKQFKARFDEVCLMQSQWVVTDEQLREELRSSVAGIVSPAYSSFVGRLKASPEINGRRGEPFIPYTVEDLELRIKGLFKER